The Corynebacterium callunae DSM 20147 genomic sequence ATCGCTGAAGAAACTGCTCGACGTTTTGCGGAAGCCGAGGCCAATGGCACCAAGGTGGCGATTTATGACATGCCGCTGCTCGTGGATAAGGGCTTGGATCGTGGCATGGATATGGTGCTGGTGGTGGACGTCAACGTTGAGGAGCGCGTGCGCCGCCTCGTCGAAAAGCGCGGTTTGGGGGAGGAAGACGTGCGTCGCCGCATTGATTCCCAGGTTCCCGATGAGGTGCGTTTGAAAGCTGCAGATGTGGTGATTGACAATAACGGCAGCTTGGATGACCTTAAGGCGAATATGAAGAACGTTATTGCGGAGATTTTGACGCGTTCT encodes the following:
- the coaE gene encoding dephospho-CoA kinase; amino-acid sequence: MLKIGLTGGIGSGKSTVADLLSSEGFLIIDADQIAREIVEPGQPALAELVEAFGPEIIKEDGSLDRPGLAAKAFVDPEHTALLNSITHPRIAEETARRFAEAEANGTKVAIYDMPLLVDKGLDRGMDMVLVVDVNVEERVRRLVEKRGLGEEDVRRRIDSQVPDEVRLKAADVVIDNNGSLDDLKANMKNVIAEILTRSK